One Dermatophagoides farinae isolate YC_2012a chromosome 6, ASM2471394v1, whole genome shotgun sequence genomic window carries:
- the LOC124493443 gene encoding myogenesis-regulating glycosidase: protein MQKSRSQEELTFSQSSNTFQFPPSSDYLQLPRSPKSPKSPKSPRSPRSPTAISPPQSPKPNPSYHQPEILQLNEDSHTWKIKATKQQQNIQKSNKSLQFCFGKLQSYLKTENAFEFRFKIIVAFLFLLICCIVMMTRYFHYNLQISQALHDQILMFKSQKKITFLNDRGDNLVDLHFGLHIPNDINPFNCRSISEDDKICFDWKYRAHLSVKVSRKKFTNSFGHNETITCYNHYWRTYQKYSALKDCFDMNNGYWFGMGDIYNIQIPLNKMSVEEQPFITSHNHSAILSGSIIDRTWYSSHGVMINVPLDVPLFVSINSSEDPNRLCLISKKNFPYYMNNQNSYFAHLHYSICLAQSITTLQNYLFERNAHQQQTVTVNEKFKQQPLIKINQEQDVENFFIDHIIWSTNDNVLPNFTQQNVQSYVDQITNYGFGGIILLDSRWENSIGELRMNENVFNTPKALINILHNKGFKIMLTISPNVDLQSELVENANKYIMLDQYLQTPLMTRCTNNLKKLCALVNFTDVDNRELFRNKLNQQLLNHSTGLSVDGLYFQSIRSSLLPRYINYDHNINPDQFVEYLNRVIKSLHTSVGISTSVVSKNFTGYAQLYPRDSSWKGLQSIIPSVLSLGLIGYPLVNTGVVGGKDLFTKIKNDTGYINKELYLRWLQLVIFTPVVEFAEPPGGNDLDVIKIAKRLHKLRSEHFMPKMKSALIEHQHKGSPIVRPMWWNEKSDNESLMINDQFMVGNDIVVAPIIEEGKTERDIYLPRGWWKDEILAQVIRGGKWMRKYQVPLDKVAFFIRTEPSLTLPIQKNEITKTKTKI from the exons atg cAAAAATCTCGAAGCCAAGAAGAATTGACATTTAGTCAATCGTCTAATACTTTTCAATTTCCTCCTTCTTCGGATTATCTACAGCTACCGAGATCACCAAAATCACCAAAATCACCGAAATCACCAAGATCCCCGAGATCCCCGACAGCAATTAGTCCACCGCAAAGTCCTAAACCTAATCCAAGTTATCATCAGCCTGAAATATTACAACTGAATGAAGATTCACATACATGGAAAATAAaagcaacaaaacaacaacaaaacatacaGAAAAGTAATAAGAGTctacaattttgttttggaaaATTGCAATCATATCTAAAAACTGAAAATGCATTCGAATTTcgtttcaaaattattgtggcatttttgttcttgttaaTCTGTTGTattgtaatgatgacaagatattttcattataatcttCAGATTAGTCAAGCATTACatgatcaaatattgatgTTTAAATCACAGAAAAAGATaacatttttaaatgatCGTGGTGATAACCTTGTTGATCTTCATTTCGGTCTTCATATACCAAACGATATTAATCCATTTAATTGTCGTTCGATTAGTGAAGATGATAAAATATGTTTTGATTGGAAATATCGAGCACATTTATCGGTGAAagtttcaagaaaaaaatttaccaatAGTTTTGGACATAATGAAACTATTACCtgttataatcattattggcGTACATATCAAAAATATTCTGCACTCAAAGATTGTTTTGATATGAATAATGGATATTGGTTTGGTATGGGTGATATttataatattcaaattccattgaataaaatgtcGGTAGAAGAACAACCATTTATAACTAGTCATAATCATTCGGCAATATTATCCGGTTCAATCATAGATCGAACATGGTATTCAAGCCATGGTGTAATGATTAACGTACCATTAGATGTACCATTATTTGTTTCGATCAATTCATCTGAAGATCCAAATCGTTTATGTTtgatatcgaaaaaaaattttccatattacatgaacaatcaaaataGCTATTTTGCtcatcttcattattcaatttgtttggcACAAAGTATAACAACATTGCAGAATTATTTATTCGAACGTAATGCTCATCAACAGCAAACAGTGACagtaaacgaaaaatttaaacaacaGCCGCTCATTAAAATCAACCAAGAACAAGatgtagaaaatttttttatcgatcatATAATTTGGTCAACAAATGACAATGTATTGCCTAATTTTACACAACAAAATGTACAATCATATGTTGATCAGATTACCAATTATGGTTTTGGCGGTATCATTCTGTTGGATTCACGATGGGAAAATTCCATTGGTGAATTacggatgaatgaaaatgtttttaacACACCAAAAgcattgatcaatattctGCATAACAAAGGATTCAAAATCATGTTGACTATATCACCAAATGTTGATCTGCAATCAGAATTGGTGGAAAATGCTAACAAATATATAATGTTGGATCAATATCTTCAGACACCATTGATGACAAGATGTACAAATAATCTAAAGAAATTATGTGCTTTGGTCAATTTTACCGATGTCGATAATCGTGAATTATTTCGtaacaaattgaatcaacaatTGCTTAATCATTCAACTGGTCTATCGGTTGATGGCCTTTATTTTCAAAgcattcgatcatcattattgccaCGTTATATTAATTATGATCACAATATTAATCCAGATcaatttgttgaatatttgaaCCGAGTGATTAAATCATTACATACATCGGTAGGAATTTCGACATCTGTAGTTTCGAAAAATTTCACTGGTTATGCTCAACTTTATCCACGTGATTCATCATGGAAAGGTTTACAAAGCATTATTCCATCAGTGTTATCATTAGGATTGATTGGTTATCCATTGGTCAATACCGGTGTTGTTGGTGGGAAAGATCTTTTTACCAAGATTAAAAATGATACTGGCTATATAAACAAAGAACTATATCTTCGTTGGTTACAATTGGTCATATTCACACCGGTAGTAGAATTTGCGGAACCACCTGGTGGAAATGATTTAGATGTGATTAAAATAGCAAAACGTTTGCATAAATTACGAAGTGAACATTTTAtgccaaaaatgaaatctgCATTGATCGAACATCAACATAAAGGTTCACCGATCGTAAGACCAATGTggtggaatgaaaaaagtgataatgaatcattaatgattaatgatcaatttatGGTCGGcaatgatattgttgttgcacCTATCATTGAAGAAGGTAAAACTGAACGTGACATTTATCTACCACGTGGTTGGTGGAAAGATGAAATACTTGCACAAGTGATACGCGGTGGAAAATGGATGCGTAAATATCAGGTACCATTGGATAAGGTGGCATTTTTTATTCGTACTGAACCAAGTTTAACATTACCGAtacagaaaaatgaaataaccaaaacaaaaaccaaaatataa